GTTTGAGGGCAAACGTGTGACAATCTCCGGAAGTGGCAATGTTGCGCAATATGCAGCTTTGAAAGTGATCGAGCTGGGTGGTATTGTGGTGTCTTTATCCGATTCGAAGGGGTGCATCATCTCTGAGACGGGCATTACTTCTGAGCAAATTCACGATATCGCTTCCGCCAAGATCCGTTTCAAGTCGTTAGAGGAAATCGTTGATGAATACTCTACTTTCAGCGAAAGTAAGATGAAGTACGTTGCAGGAGCACGCCCATGGACGCATGTGAGCAACGTCGACATTGCCTTGCCCTGTGCCACCCAAAACGAGGTCAGTGGTGACGAAGCCAAGGCCCTAGTGGCATCTGGCGTTAAGTTCGTTGCCGAAGGTGCTAACATGGGTTCTACACCCGAGGCTATTTCTGTTTTCGAAACAGCGCGTAGCACTGCAACCAATGCAAAGGATGCAGTTTGGTTTGGGCCACCAAAGGCAGCTAACCTGGGCGGCGTGGCAGTATCCGGTCTGGAAATGGCTCAGAATTCTCAAAAAGTAACTTGGACTGCCGAGCGGGTCGATCAAGAactaaagaagataatgatcAACTGCTTCAACGACTGCATACAGGCCGCACAAGAGTACTCTacggaaaaaaatacaaacaCCTTGCCATCATTGGTCAAGGGGGCCAACATTGCCAGCTTCGTCATGGTGGCTGACGCAATGCTTGACCAGGGAGACGTTTTTTAGCCGTAAGcgctattttctttttgttcgTAACTATCTGTGTATGTAGTAGTGTAATCTACTTTTAATTTACTATGCAAATAGGGTTCAGCATTACggaagaaactgaaatCCCTTCCGCGGAAGTTTCTTAGTAGTGGCCGTGCGGGGTGAGGAGATTACATGTCGGTAATTAGATGATTAACCTAGGCAATTTGAAGGGGGATAGTGGCATTGGTTAGCTCAGATATGATAAGGAGAACTAAGCAAGGGGGTTAACCACCACGGCTGTAGCACAAGACCGGCAGATGCGATTATTAGCAACACATTAGTTAAtgcttttgataaaatGTATATAAAGGCTGTCGTAATGTGCAGTAGTAAGGACCTGACTGTGTTTGTGGTTCTCTTCATTCTTGAACCTTGTCATTGGTAAAAGACCATCGTCAAGATATTTGAAAGTTAATAGACAGttaacaataataacaacagcaataagaataacaataaattcattgaaCATATTTCAGAATGAGAGCCTTAGCGTATTTCGGTAAAGGTAACATCAGATTCACCAACCATTTAAAGGAGCCACATATTGTGGCGCCCGATGAGCTTGTGATTGATATCGAATGGTGTGGTATTTGCGGTACGGACCTGCATGAGTACACAGATGGTCCTATCTTTTTCCCAGAAGATGGACACACACATGAGATTAGTCATAACCCATTGCCACAGGCGATGGGCCACGAAATGGCTGGTACCGTTTTGGAGGTGGGCCCTGGTGtgaaaaacttgaaagtGGGAGACAAGGTAGTTGTCGAGCCCACAGGTACATGCAGAGACCGGTATCGTTGGCCCCTGTCGCCAAACGTTGACAAGGAATGGTGCGCTGCTTGCAAAAAGGGCTACTATAACATTTGTTCATATTTGGGGCTTTGTGGTGCGGGTGTGCAGAGCGGTGGATTTGCAGAACGTGTTGTGATGAACGAATCTCACTGCTACAAAGTACCGGACTTCGTGCCCTTAGACGTTGCAGCTTTGATTCAACCGTTGGCTGTGTGCTGGCATGCAATTAGAGTCTGCGAGTTCAAAGCAGGCTCTACGGCTTTGATCATTGGTGCTGGCCCCATCGGACTGGGCACGATACTGGCGTTGAACGCTGCAGGTTGCAAGGACATCGTCGTTTCAGAGCCTGCCAAGGTAAGAAGAGAACTGGCTGAAAAAATGGGTGCCAGGGTTTACGACCCAACTGCGCACGCTGCCAAGGAGAGCATTGATTATCTGAGGTCGATTGCTGATGGTGGAGACGGCTTCGATTACACATTTGATTGCTCCGGGTTGGAAGTCACATTGAATGCTGCTATTCAGTGTCTCACTTTCAGAGGCACCGCAGTGAACTTGGCCATGTGGGGCCATCACAAGATACAGTTTTCTCCGATGGACATCACATTGCATGAAAGAAAGTACACAGGGTCCATGTGCTACACACACCACGATTTTGAGGCAGTAATAGAAGCTTTGGAAGAAGGCAGGATTGACATTGATAGAGCAAGACATATGATAACGGGCAGAGTCAACATTGAGGACGGCCTTGATGGCGCCATCATGAAGCTGATAAACGAGAAGGAGTCTACAATCAAGATTATTCTGACTCCAAACAATCACGGAGAGTTGAACAGGGAAGCCGATaatgagaagaaagaaatttccGAGCTGAGCAGTCGGAAAGATCAAGAAAGACTACGAGAATCAATAAACGAGGCTAAACTGCGTCACACATGATTGTGATTGAGTACTCACGTTCTCGTGTTAATCCCGCGGTCTTCTTGTTTTActaacttttctttctctcaTAGCATTCTCTTGACAgtgttttatatacatCATATGTACATTTATCGAGCCAATCGAGGGCAGCAGTTTAACATCAAGCCGGATTTGCTCACGCTACTTTGACCCCTTTTCGTTTCGACGGAGAGAAGAAACCGGTGTTTTCCTATCCTTGCCTATTCTTTCCTCCTTACGGGGTCCTAGCCTGTTTCTCTTGATATGATAATAGGTGGAAAcgtagaaaaaaaaatcgacaTATAAAAGTGGGGCAGATACTTCGTGTGACAATGGCCAATTCAAGCCCTTTGGGCAGATGTTgcccttcttctttcttaaaAAGTCTTAGTACGATTGACCAAgtcagaaaaaaaaaaaaaaaggaactaaaaaaagttttaattaattatgagagCTTTGGCATATTTCAAGAAGGGTGATATTCACTTCACTAATGATATCCCTAGGCCAGAAATCCAAACCGACGATGAGGTTATTATCGACGTCTCTTGGTGTGGGATTTGTGGCTCGGATCTTCACGAGTACTTGGATGGTCCAATCTTCATGCCTAAAGATGGAGAGTGCCATAAATTATCCAACGCTGCTTTACCTCTGGCAATGGGCCATGAGATGTCAGGAATTGTTTCCAAGGTTGGTCCTAAAGTGACAAAGGTGAAGGTTGGCGACCACGTGGTCGTTGATGCTGCCAGCAGTTGTGCGGACCTGCATTGCTGGCCACACTCCAAATTTTACAATTCCAAACCATGTGATGCTTGTCAGAGGGGCAGTGAAAATCTATGTACCCACGCCGGTTTTGTAGGACTAGGTGTGATCAGTGGTGGCTTTGCTGAACAAGTCGTAGTCTCTCAACATCACATTATCCCGGTTCCAAAGGAAATTCCTCTAGATGTGGCTGCTTTAGTTGAGCCTCTTTCTGTCACCTGGCATGCTGTTAAGATTTCTGGTTTCAAAAAAGGCAGTTCAGCCTTGGTTCTTGGTGCAGGTCCCATTGGGTTGTGTACCATTTTGGTACTTAAGGGAATGGGGGCTAGTAAAATTGTAGTGTCTGAAATTGCAGAGAGAAGAATAGAAATGGCCAAGAAACTGGGCGTTGAGGTGTTCAATCCCTCCAAGCACGGTCATAAATCTATAGAGATACTACGTGGTTTGACCAAGAGCCATGATGGGTTTGATTACAGTTATGATTGTTCTGGTATTCAAGTTACTTTCGAAACCTCTTTGAAGGCATTAACATTCAAGGGGACAGCCACCAACATTGCAGTTTGGGGTCCAAAACCTGTCCCATTCCAACCAATGGATGTGACTCTCCAAGAGAAAGTTATGACTGGTTCGATCGGCTATGTTGTCGAAGACTTCGAAGAAGTTGTTCGTGCCATCCACAACGGAGACATCGCCATGGAAGATTGTAAGCAACTAATCACTGGTAAGCAAAGGATTGAGGACGGTTGGGAAAAGGGATTCCAAGAGTTGATGGATCACAAGGAATCCAACGTTAAGATTCTATTGACGCCTAACAATCACGGTGAAATGAAGTAATgacaaaataatatttgGGGCCCCTCGCGGCTCATTTGTAGTATCTAAGATTatgtattttcttttataatatttgttgTTATGAAACAGACAGAAGTAAGTTTCTGCGactatattatttttttttttcttctttttttttcctttattcAACTTGGCGATGagctgaaaatttttttggttaaGGACCCTTTAGAAGTATTGAATGTGGGAACAAAGACGACAAAAGGTAGTTTTTTCCTTGACTATACTGGTAAGATATCGTCTAAAACAAAGCATGgccaagaaaatatcaaagaattcAAGAGCTGCTAGACAATCGGATGCTCTTGAACCAGAGGTAAAGGATTTAAGTGAACTACCTAGAGCTGAAAAAACCGATTTGActaatattttgattagAACAGCAGCCAAGAATGAGGCATTGCTGGAAGCAAAGATATCTAAGAAAGCCAATAAAAGTAAGAGGGGCAAGAAGTTAAATAAAAAGGCTCTGGAAGACAAACTGGCCAACTCTATTTCATCCATGGACAGGGATCGTTTAGTGAAGGCCTTGAATTTTACCAATCGTCTGGACGGTAAAATTGCCAAGTCCATTTCTCGTGCCAAGTACATTCAAAATACAAGAAAGGCTGGCTGGGATAGCACCAATGAgactataaaaaaagagctGGCTTTTTTGAACGGAGGGTTGTCTGTGCAGGCAAAAAGTGCTAGTGAAGGTAATGctgaaaaggaagatgaGGAGATCCCAGAAGTTTTTGACTCTTTAGCAGAGGATAACACAGTGCAGAAGACTCCTACAAATAGATTCGGTGTCCTGCCAGACGATGTTGAagaatagaaaattttcatatgAAAGGTCCTAGGAATACACGATTCTTGTACgcattcttcttttttctatcTTCTTTCATTCTTTGTACATTAGATAACATGGTTTTAGCttagttttattttattttttatatatctgGATGTATactattattgaaaaacttcattaatagttacaactttttcaatatcaagttgattaagaaaaagaaaattattatGGGTTAGCTGAAAACCGTGTGATGCATGTCGTTTAAGGATTGTGTAAAAAAGTGAACGGCAACGCATTTCTAATATAGATAACGGCCACACAAAGTAGTACTATGAAATTTTCTGCGTATTTATGGTGGCTGTTTTTGAATCTAGCGTTGGTGAAAGGCACTTCATTGCTATCCAACGTTACATTAGCGGAAGATTCTTTCTGGGAGCATTTTCAGGCTTACACTAATACAAAGCATTTAAACCAAGAGTGGATCACAAGTGAAGCCGTCAACAATGAAGGCTCTAAAATATATGGTGCACAATGGCGACTATCACAGGGTCGATTGCAAGGATCCGCATGGGATAAAGGAATCGCAGTTCGAACAGGCAATGCCGCAGCTATGATAGGACATCTCTTGGAGACACCTATTAATGTTTCAGAAACGGATACCTTGGTTGTCCAGTACGAAATTAAGTTGGACAATTCTTTGACGTGCGGCGGTGCGTTTATTAAGTTAATG
This genomic window from Saccharomyces cerevisiae S288C chromosome I, complete sequence contains:
- the ECM1 gene encoding Ecm1p (Pre-ribosomal factor involved in 60S ribosomal protein subunit export; associates with the pre-60S particle; shuttles between the nucleus and cytoplasm), producing MWEQRRQKVVFSLTILVRYRLKQSMAKKISKNSRAARQSDALEPEVKDLSELPRAEKTDLTNILIRTAAKNEALLEAKISKKANKSKRGKKLNKKALEDKLANSISSMDRDRLVKALNFTNRLDGKIAKSISRAKYIQNTRKAGWDSTNETIKKELAFLNGGLSVQAKSASEGNAEKEDEEIPEVFDSLAEDNTVQKTPTNRFGVLPDDVEE
- the GDH3 gene encoding glutamate dehydrogenase (NADP(+)) GDH3 (NADP(+)-dependent glutamate dehydrogenase; synthesizes glutamate from ammonia and alpha-ketoglutarate; rate of alpha-ketoglutarate utilization differs from Gdh1p; expression regulated by nitrogen and carbon sources; GDH3 has a paralog, GDH1, that arose from the whole genome duplication); translation: MTSEPEFQQAYDEIVSSVEDSKIFEKFPQYKKVLPIVSVPERIIQFRVTWENDNGEQEVAQGYRVQFNSAKGPYKGGLRFHPSVNLSILKFLGFEQIFKNALTGLDMGGGKGGLCVDLKGKSDNEIRRICYAFMRELSRHIGKDTDVPAGDIGVGGREIGYLFGAYRSYKNSWEGVLTGKGLNWGGSLIRPEATGFGLVYYTQAMIDYATNGKESFEGKRVTISGSGNVAQYAALKVIELGGIVVSLSDSKGCIISETGITSEQIHDIASAKIRFKSLEEIVDEYSTFSESKMKYVAGARPWTHVSNVDIALPCATQNEVSGDEAKALVASGVKFVAEGANMGSTPEAISVFETARSTATNAKDAVWFGPPKAANLGGVAVSGLEMAQNSQKVTWTAERVDQELKKIMINCFNDCIQAAQEYSTEKNTNTLPSLVKGANIASFVMVADAMLDQGDVF
- the BDH2 gene encoding putative dehydrogenase BDH2 (Putative medium-chain alcohol dehydrogenase with similarity to BDH1; transcription induced by constitutively active PDR1 and PDR3), translating into MRALAYFGKGNIRFTNHLKEPHIVAPDELVIDIEWCGICGTDLHEYTDGPIFFPEDGHTHEISHNPLPQAMGHEMAGTVLEVGPGVKNLKVGDKVVVEPTGTCRDRYRWPLSPNVDKEWCAACKKGYYNICSYLGLCGAGVQSGGFAERVVMNESHCYKVPDFVPLDVAALIQPLAVCWHAIRVCEFKAGSTALIIGAGPIGLGTILALNAAGCKDIVVSEPAKVRRELAEKMGARVYDPTAHAAKESIDYLRSIADGGDGFDYTFDCSGLEVTLNAAIQCLTFRGTAVNLAMWGHHKIQFSPMDITLHERKYTGSMCYTHHDFEAVIEALEEGRIDIDRARHMITGRVNIEDGLDGAIMKLINEKESTIKIILTPNNHGELNREADNEKKEISELSSRKDQERLRESINEAKLRHT
- the BDH1 gene encoding (R,R)-butanediol dehydrogenase (NAD-dependent (R,R)-butanediol dehydrogenase; catalyzes oxidation of (R,R)-2,3-butanediol to (3R)-acetoin, oxidation of meso-butanediol to (3S)-acetoin, and reduction of acetoin; enhances use of 2,3-butanediol as an aerobic carbon source); the encoded protein is MRALAYFKKGDIHFTNDIPRPEIQTDDEVIIDVSWCGICGSDLHEYLDGPIFMPKDGECHKLSNAALPLAMGHEMSGIVSKVGPKVTKVKVGDHVVVDAASSCADLHCWPHSKFYNSKPCDACQRGSENLCTHAGFVGLGVISGGFAEQVVVSQHHIIPVPKEIPLDVAALVEPLSVTWHAVKISGFKKGSSALVLGAGPIGLCTILVLKGMGASKIVVSEIAERRIEMAKKLGVEVFNPSKHGHKSIEILRGLTKSHDGFDYSYDCSGIQVTFETSLKALTFKGTATNIAVWGPKPVPFQPMDVTLQEKVMTGSIGYVVEDFEEVVRAIHNGDIAMEDCKQLITGKQRIEDGWEKGFQELMDHKESNVKILLTPNNHGEMK